AAAAGGCCAACACGACCATTGGTCTGCCGGGCACCTTCAGCTGTCGTTTACAGCCGAACGATACCCGTGATGATGTGCAGAGTATTGCTGCACAAATCTATGAAGGACTCTCTTTCGGCGCGGGCGATGCGGTGATCGGCGTTAACCCGGTAACGGACGACGTGGATAACTTAAGCCGCGTGCTGGACACCGTTTATGGGGTGATCGACAAGTTCAACATTCCAACCCAGGGCTGTGTGCTGGCGCACGTCACCACCCAGATTGAAGCCATTCGTCGCGGTGCGCCGGGCGGACTGATTTTCCAGAGTATTTGCGGCAGCGAAAAAGGGCTGAAAGAGTTTGGCGTAGAGCTGGCGATGCTGGATGAAGCGCGAGCCGTCGGTGCTGAGTTCAACCGTATTGCCGGGGAAAACTGCCTGTACTTTGAAACCGGGCAGGGTTCTGCGCTGTCAGCGGGCGCGAACTTCGGCGCGGATCAGGTGACGATGGAAGCGCGTAACTACGGTCTGGCGCGCCATTACGATCCGTTCCTCGTGAACACCGTGGTGGGCTTTATCGGGCCGGAGTATCTCTACAATGACCGCCAGATTATCCGCGCCGGTCTGGAAGATCACTTTATGGGCAAGCTGAGCGGCATCTCGATGGGCTGTGACTGCTGCTACACCAACCATGCCGATGCCGACCAGAACCTCAACGAAAACCTGATGATTCTGCTCGCTACAGCGGGCTGCAACTACATCATGGGCATGCCGCTCGGTGACGACATCATGCTCAACTATCAGACCACCGCGTTCCACGATACCGCGACCGTGCGCCAGTTGCTGAATCTGCGCCCGTCGCCGGAGTTTGAACGCTGGCTGGAAACCATGGGCATTATGGCAAACGGTCGCCTGACCAAACGGGCGGGCGATCCGTCACTGTTCTTCTGATGACGCGGGGATGACACACGATGGATCAAAAACAGATTGAAGAAATTGTACGCAGCGTAATGGCGTCAATGGGACAACCGCAGCCACAGGCATCCGCGCCGTTACCGGAAGCGAAATGCAGCACGACGCAATGTGCAGCCTCCTCTGCAGTGGAAAGCTGTGCGCTGGATTTAGGTTCGCCGGAAGCCAAAGCCTGGATTGGCGTTGAGAACCCCAACCGCGCTGATGTGCTGACAGAGCTGCGTCGCAGTACCGCTGCGCGCGTCTGCACCGGTCGTGCAGGTCCGCGTCCGCGTACCCAGGCGCTGCTGCGTTTCCTGGCTGACCACTCACGCTCGAAAGATACCGTCCTGAAAGAGGTGCCGGAAGAGTGGGTGAAAGCGCAGGGTCTGCTGGAAGTGCGTTCAGAAATCAGCGACAAAAACCTGTACCTGACTCGCCCGGACATGGGCCGTCGCCTGAGCCCGGAGGCCATTGAAGTGCTGAAGGCGCAGTGCCTGGCGAATCCGGACGTGCAGGTGGTGGTTTCCGATGGCCTGTCTACCGACGCCATTACCGCCAACTATGAAGAGATCCTGCCGCCGCTGCTGGCCGGGTTAAACCAGGCGGGTCTGAAGGTCGGCACACCGTTCTTTGTGCGCTATGGCCGTGTGAAGATTGAAGATCAGATCGGCGAAATTCTTGGCGCGAAAGTGGTGATTCTGCTGGTCGGTGAGCGTCCGGGGCTGGGGCAGTCGGAAAGTCTCTCCTGCTACGCCGTGTATTCACCGCGCGTGGCGACGACCGTTGAGGCTGACCGTACCTGTATTTCCAACATTCACCAGGGTGGCACACCGCCGGTTGAAGCGGCCGCTGTGATTGTAGATTTGGCAAAACGTATGCTGGAGCAGAAAGCCTCCGGCATCAACATGACCCGTTAAGGAGACATCATGCCAGCATTAGATTTAATTCGACCCTCGGTCACCGCCATGCGTGTGATTGCCTCCGTTAACGCTGAGTTTGCACGGGAACTTAAATTACCGCCGCATATCCGTAGCCTCGGACTCATCACTGCAGACTCTGATGATGTGGCATATATTGCCGCAGATGAAGCCACTAAACAGGCCATGGTTGAAGTGGTGTTCGGTCGCTCGCTGTATGCGGGCGCCGCACATGGCCCGTCACCGACGGCCGGTGAAGTGATGATCATGCTGGGCGGCCCGAATCCGGCGGAAGTGCGCGCCGGGCTGGATGCGATGGTCGCCAACATCGAAAGCGGCGCGGCGTTCCAGTGGGCGAACGATGCCGAAAACACGGCATTCCTCGCGCATGTGGTTTCACGTACCGGTTCGTATCTTTCGGCGACCGCCGGGTGTCGACTCGGCGATCCGATGGCCTATCTGGTGGCACCGCCGCTGGAAGCGACATTTGGGATTGATGCGGCGCTGAAATCTGCCGATGTACAACTGGTGACCTACGTGCCGCCGCCGTCAGAAACCAACTATTCAGCGGCGTTTCTGACCGGCAGCCAGGCCGCCTGTAAAGCTGCCTGTAACGCGTTTGCCGATGCCGTTCTGGATATTGCCCGTAATCCAGTACAGCGCGCGTAAGGGAGGTTTCCATGATCAATGCACTGGGATTACTGGAAGTGGAGGGCATGGTCGCCGCTGTTGATGCTGCGGATGCCATGCTGAAAGCCGCCAACGTGCGTCTGCTCAGTCACGAAGTGCTCGATCCTGGCAGGCTTACGCTGGTGGTTGAGGGGGATTTAGCGGCGTGTCGCGCGGCGCTGGATGCCGGAAGCGCTGCCGCACAGCGAACAGGTCGTGTTATCAGTCGCAAGGAAATCGGGCGGCCAGATGATGACACCCAGTGGCTGATCGGCAGTTTTAAGCGCCAGCCAACACCCTCTGTGAAACCGAAAAAGACGCCAGATGAGCCGGTGGCGTCTGAATCTCTGGAGGAATTGCTGGCGCAGTTGGCAACAATACGTCAGGGAATGACGGCAGGGGAGGTGGCGGCGCACTTTGGCTGGCCACTTGAAAAAGCCAGAAACGCGCTGGAGCAGCTCTTTTCTGATGGGACGTTGCGTAAACGCAGTAGTCGCTATCGTCTGAAGAACGAATAACCTGTCGGAGGCGCCGGGGGCTTCGGTGAAGTTCCCGGCCTTAAAAGATCATGAAAAAGACCCGTACAGCAAACTTGCATCATCTTTATCATGAAGTGTTGCCCGAAGACGGTAACTTTACGCCGAAGGTCGAGGTGGACGCGGTTCACCAGCGACGGACAACGGATGTGTATGAACACGCCCTGACGATTACCGCCTGGCAGCAGATCTATGATCAGCTAAATCCTGGCAAATTTCATGGCGAGTTCACGGAAATCCTGCTGGATGATATTCAGGTATTCCGTGAATACACCGGTCTGGCGTTACGCCAGTCTTGTCTGGTCTGGCCAAACTCATTCTGGTTTGGCATTCCGGCGACACGCGGCGAGCAGGGCTTTATTGGTTCTCAGTGCATTGGCAGCGCGGAGATTGCGACCCGACCAGGGGGAACTGAATTTGAGTTGAGCACGCCGGACGATTACACCATTCTTGGGGTGGTCATCTCCGAAGAGGCCATTACACGGCATGCAAACTTTTTACATAACCCGGAACGGGTGCTGCATATGCTGCGTAACCAGTCGGCGCTGGAGGTAAAAGAACAGCATAAAGCGGCGCTGTGGGGGTTCGTGCAGCAGGCGCTGGCGACCTTTAGCGAGAATCCTGGCAATCTGCATCAGCCCGCGGTACGTAAAGTGCTGCGGGATAATTTGTTGTTGGCGATGGGGACGATGCTGGAAGAAGCGCAGCCGATCATAACGGCGGAGAGCATCAGTCATCAGAGCTATCGACGGTTGCTTTCGCGCGCGCGGGACTATGTGCTGGAGAATATGTCAGAGCCGCTAACCGTACTGGATTTATGCAATCAACTGCATGTGAGCCGTCGTACGCTGCAAAACGCCTTTCACGCGATTTTAGGCATTGGGCCGAATGCGTGGTTGAAGAGGATCCGCCTGAATGCGGTGCGTCGTGAGTTGATAAGCCCCTGGTCGCAAAACGTCACGGTGAAAGACGCTGCGATGCAGTGGGGGTTCTGGCATTTGGGGCAGTTTGCCACCGATTATCAGCACCTGTTTGCCGAGAAACCGTCGCTGACGCTGCACCAGCGGATGCGCCAGTGTATGTAACCTGTGTGCCGGATACGTGAAGCGCTATCCGGCATTAACGCAGTTAGCTTTGCTGATAAGACGTCGCCGTAGTCCGGCAATCCGGGCAGATGAATGCGTAAAGCATCCCTTCACCGTATTGTTCAATATCGGCATAATCTAGCTGCGCGAGAAACATCATCGTCCGGGAACATTCCGGGCAATGAGGATAAAGCGCATCCTGAATCCAGGTTGGATGCCCACCCAGTTGTGAAAAGGATGTCGGTAAAAAGGGGTCTGCTGCAAAAAGGGGAGATCTTGTATTCCCCAATTGCATGCCATTAATTGGCAGTCGGCGCCACTCCTGGACATCTTCTGGTAACCAGGACGGCGGTACATTTTTTGGGGACAAATGAGCGCAGCCGAGTGAATCAACGTAGCCGAAAACGGTGCTGTAAGCGGTGCAGCACTCACAGGTCACG
This Citrobacter enshiensis DNA region includes the following protein-coding sequences:
- the eutB gene encoding ethanolamine ammonia-lyase subunit alpha, with amino-acid sequence MKLKTTLFGNVYQFKDVKEVLAKANELRSGDVLAGVAAESSQERVAAKQVLSEMTVADVRNNPVISYEEDCVTRLIQDDVNETAYNRIKNWSISELREYVLSDETSVDDIAFTRKGLTSEVVAAVAKICSNADLIYGGKKMPVIKKANTTIGLPGTFSCRLQPNDTRDDVQSIAAQIYEGLSFGAGDAVIGVNPVTDDVDNLSRVLDTVYGVIDKFNIPTQGCVLAHVTTQIEAIRRGAPGGLIFQSICGSEKGLKEFGVELAMLDEARAVGAEFNRIAGENCLYFETGQGSALSAGANFGADQVTMEARNYGLARHYDPFLVNTVVGFIGPEYLYNDRQIIRAGLEDHFMGKLSGISMGCDCCYTNHADADQNLNENLMILLATAGCNYIMGMPLGDDIMLNYQTTAFHDTATVRQLLNLRPSPEFERWLETMGIMANGRLTKRAGDPSLFF
- the eutC gene encoding ethanolamine ammonia-lyase subunit EutC; translation: MDQKQIEEIVRSVMASMGQPQPQASAPLPEAKCSTTQCAASSAVESCALDLGSPEAKAWIGVENPNRADVLTELRRSTAARVCTGRAGPRPRTQALLRFLADHSRSKDTVLKEVPEEWVKAQGLLEVRSEISDKNLYLTRPDMGRRLSPEAIEVLKAQCLANPDVQVVVSDGLSTDAITANYEEILPPLLAGLNQAGLKVGTPFFVRYGRVKIEDQIGEILGAKVVILLVGERPGLGQSESLSCYAVYSPRVATTVEADRTCISNIHQGGTPPVEAAAVIVDLAKRMLEQKASGINMTR
- the eutL gene encoding ethanolamine utilization microcompartment protein EutL; the encoded protein is MPALDLIRPSVTAMRVIASVNAEFARELKLPPHIRSLGLITADSDDVAYIAADEATKQAMVEVVFGRSLYAGAAHGPSPTAGEVMIMLGGPNPAEVRAGLDAMVANIESGAAFQWANDAENTAFLAHVVSRTGSYLSATAGCRLGDPMAYLVAPPLEATFGIDAALKSADVQLVTYVPPPSETNYSAAFLTGSQAACKAACNAFADAVLDIARNPVQRA
- the eutK gene encoding ethanolamine utilization microcompartment protein EutK — translated: MINALGLLEVEGMVAAVDAADAMLKAANVRLLSHEVLDPGRLTLVVEGDLAACRAALDAGSAAAQRTGRVISRKEIGRPDDDTQWLIGSFKRQPTPSVKPKKTPDEPVASESLEELLAQLATIRQGMTAGEVAAHFGWPLEKARNALEQLFSDGTLRKRSSRYRLKNE
- the eutR gene encoding HTH-type transcriptional regulator EutR, with amino-acid sequence MKKTRTANLHHLYHEVLPEDGNFTPKVEVDAVHQRRTTDVYEHALTITAWQQIYDQLNPGKFHGEFTEILLDDIQVFREYTGLALRQSCLVWPNSFWFGIPATRGEQGFIGSQCIGSAEIATRPGGTEFELSTPDDYTILGVVISEEAITRHANFLHNPERVLHMLRNQSALEVKEQHKAALWGFVQQALATFSENPGNLHQPAVRKVLRDNLLLAMGTMLEEAQPIITAESISHQSYRRLLSRARDYVLENMSEPLTVLDLCNQLHVSRRTLQNAFHAILGIGPNAWLKRIRLNAVRRELISPWSQNVTVKDAAMQWGFWHLGQFATDYQHLFAEKPSLTLHQRMRQCM